In Desulfosudis oleivorans Hxd3, the DNA window AGTCGCTGCCGCCGTATTTTTCCACCAGGTAATGATAAACCCGCTCCCGGCCGATGATGCAGATATCCACGTCAATATCCGGCATGCTCTTGCGTTCGGGATTTAAAAACCGCTCAAACAGCAGGCCGTGCTCAATGGGGTCCAGGTCGGTGATCCCCATGGCGTAAGAGACGATGCTGCCGGCCGCCGACCCGCGCCCCGGGCCGATGGGAATACCGTTTTCCTTGGCATGGGCGATAAAATCGGCCACGATGAGAAAATAGCTGGGAAAGCCCATGTCCGTAATCACCGAAAGTTCAAACTCCAGTCGCCGGTCGTAGGCCTCCCGGTCAAAGTCCGGGTTTTTCCGGGCCACGGCCTTCAGGCGCCGGGCAAAACCTTCCCGCACCGTTTCCTCAAACAGCTGGTCCACGGTCTTGCCCGGGGGGGTTGCAAACACGGGGAAATGCAGGGTCTTGAAATCAAGCTCCACGTTACACCGGTCGGCAATGGCCACGGTGTTGGTGGCCGCATTCGGAAACGGTTCCAGAAAGGTACACATCTCGTGTTTGGGCTTGAAATTCAACTGATCGGTTTCGAACCGGAACCGGTCGGCGTCGTGGATGGTCTTGCCGGTCTGAAGGCAGAGGGAGAGGTCATGAATGTTGTGGTCTTCCCGGTCCAGGTAGTGGCAGTCATTGGTGCCCACCAGGGGAATGGAGAGCCGGTCGCTCATCTCCCGCAGGGCCGCGTTGAGCCTTGTCTGCTCGGGGATACCGTTGTTCTGGACCTCCAGGAAAAAGCTGTTTTCACCCAGCGCCTCCTGATAAAAACGGGCCGCCCGGTCAGCGGCCTCGGTGTTGCCCTCCAGAAGGCGCTGGGCCACCTCCCCCTTGAGGCAGGCGGACAGCCCGATCAGGCCGTTACCGTACTGTTTCAGCAACTCTTTGTCGATGCGGGGCTTATGATAAAACCCCTTAAGAGAGGCGATGCTGGCCAGGTGGCACAGGTTGCGGTATCCCTCCATGGTTTCGGCCAGCAGCACCAGGTGGGACAGGCCGTCGTGATCCATTGGGGTTCTGTCGGTGATGGAGCGGGGCGCCACGTAACACTCGCACCCGATGACCGGCTTGATACCGGCTTTGACCGCCTCCTTGTAAAAGGAGACCACACCGAACATGGTGCCGTGATCAGTGATGGCAACGGCGCCCATGCCGTATTCAACGGCCCGCTTCATCAAGGCCTCGATGCGAATGATGCCGTCCAAAAGGCTGTAGGCGGTATGAACGTGCAGATGGACAAAATCAGGACCGGTCACCGGGGCGATCATATTCTACCTTTTTCAGGCTGCAGGGGCCGGGCCAGTGAAACCGGACCGGGCCTGACCATTTATATTTAAACCGTTGCTTCGAGACGATAAAACGTCATTGCGAGCGAAGCGAAGCAATCTTAAACGCCTTTGGACGCCTCTGGCGGCGGGGATTGCTTCGTCGCGACGCTCCTCGCAATGACGGAAATCGCTTTGCTCCCAAGTACGAATCAATCCACGCGGTAGTTGGGGGCTTCCTTGGTGATGATCACGTCATGCACATGGCTCTCCCGAAGGCCGGCGGCACTGATCTTCACAAACCGCCCCCGCTCGCGCAATTCGTCCACGTTCCGGCACCCCAGGTAGCCCATGCCGGCCTTGAGCCCGCCCACCAGCTGGGTGATGTTGCCGGACACGGTACCGCGGTAGGGAATCCGGCCCACAATGCCTTCGGGCACCAGCTGGCTGTCCTCCACCTCGTTGGTCTGGTAGTAACGGTCCTTGCTGCCCTGTTTCATGGCCTCCACCGATCCCATGCCGCGATAGACCTTGTAGCTTCTGCCCTGGAAGAGGATGGTTTCGCCGGGACTCTCTTCGGTGCCGGCCAGAAGCCCGCCCAACATCACGGTGTGAGCACCGGCGGCCAGGGCCTTGGTGATATCGCCGGAGTACTTGATGCCGCCGTCGGCGATCAGGGGAACACCGGTTTTGTTGGACACCGACCGGCAGTTGAGAATGGCGGTGAGCTGGGGCATGCCCACACCGGCAACGATTCGGGTGGTGCAGATGGAGCCCGGGCCCACACCGATCTTGACCCCGTCCACACCGGCCTCGATCAGGGCTTCAGCCCCCTTGGCCGTGCACACGTTGCCGGCGATCACCTGAATCGGCTTAAAGGTCTGCTTGAGGGTCTTGACCGTGTCGATCACGTTCTGAGAATGGCCGTGGGACGTATCGATAACAATCACATCAGCCCCGGCCTTGAGCAGGGCCTCGGCCCGCTCCATGGCCTCCTTGCCCACGCCGATGGCGGCCCCCACCCGAAGCCGGCCCAGCTCGTCCTTGCAGGAATTGGGATATTTCTTGAGCTTTTCAATGTCCTTCATGGTGATCATACCGGCCAGGCGGCCCTTTTTATCCACCACCAGCAGTTTTTCGATCTTATGGCGGTGCAGCAACTCCTTGGATTCCTCCAGGGTGATGCCCTCGGGAACCGTGATCAGCTTGCTGGTCATCACTTCCGAGACCTTTCTGTCCAGGTCGCCTTCAAACCGCAGGTCCCGGTTGGTGACAATACCCACCAGCTTGTCACCCTGGACCACGGGCACGCCGGAGATGTTGTACTCCTTCATCAGGCTGAGCACCGCGCTGATGGGCTCGTTGGGACCGGTGGTCACCGGGTCCACGATCATGCCGCTTTCTGATTTTTTGACCTTGCCCACTTCGATGGCCTGGGCCTCTATGCTCATGTTGCGGTGAATAAAGCCAAGGCCCCCTGCTCTGGCCATGCTGATGGCGGTGGCCGATTCGGTGACCGTGTCCATGGCGGCGCTGACAATGGGAATATTCACCGACAGTTCAACGGTCAGACGCGTGGTGGTGTTCACGTCATCGGGCAACACATCGGAATAGTTTGGAATCAATAATACATCGTCAAACGAATAGGTTTCCTCCGGGGTGATCTTCATACGCTACAGGCCTCCCAACCATGCCTTTAGAAATTACAAATATCTGTTATTGAAGGATAAACGAACAGCAGAAAAAGACTGCGCCATTCTTTTGAAAATAAGAGTTCCAATAGCACAAAAGCAGGGTGCCGTACAATCTTTTATTTTTGATGACAGTACGGTAAAAAACGTGTATCTGCGTTTTTCTCCTCCGTAAACCGCTTTCTGGACGATTTTTTTAGGACTGCAACGGCCGAGGACGGTTTTACTGTTTTTCCGGTAAACTCTTGATTTGACAATACGCACCAATAAGGGTAAATGTTTTTTTAAACTCAAAATCCTGAGGTGTGCCATGCTGTTGAAAATCAATCCCCAGAACCCACAGGAGCGGCTGATTGCCAAGGTGGTGGACAGCCTTCGCCAGGGAGGTATTGTCGCTTTTCCCACCGACACTTTTTACGCCATCGGCTGCGACATCATGCAGAAAAAAAGCGTGGAAAAGATTTACCAGATCAAGCAGCGCCACAAAAGCAAGCCTTTCAGCTTTATCTGCTGCGATCTCAAGGACATCAGTGAATACGCCAAGGTCACGGATTATGCCTACCGCACCATGAAGCGGCTTTTGCCCGGGCCGTATACCTTTATTCTGGAGGGGTCCCGTCCCCTGCCCAAGACCATGGTGTCCAAGCGCAAAACCGCCGGTATCCGCGTGCCGGACAACGCCATCTGCATGGCCATTGTCCGTGCCCTGGGCAACCCGGTCATCTCCACTACGGCCAAGCTGCCGGACAAGGGGGTGTTTACCGACCCGGAGCTGATTCACGACCACTTCGGCAAGCTGCTCGATATCGTGGTCGACGGCGGACCGGTGCCGTGCCAGCCTTCCAGCATTCTCTCCTTTGTTGATGAAGAGCCTGAAATCATTAGAAGAGGTCTGGGACCGCTGGATATTTTCGAATAACCTCCCTACAGAGACTATCGCCAAATGAACAGCGAAGAAGAAAAAAACGGGACAGGTTCGGAGAAGACCGCTTCCGTGCGTCCTGAACTGGCCGAGATGAGAGAGCGCCATGGTTTCCTGCTGGACGAAAACCGGCCGGATGCGGTGGCCCGTCGTCAACAGAAGAACCAGCAGACCGCCCGGGCCAATGTCACCGCGCTTTGCGATACCGACAGTTTCATTGAATACGGCGGCCTGGCCGTGGCGGCCCAGCGCGGCAGGCGGTCGGCGGAAGACCTGATCGCCAAGACCCCGGCCGACGGCCTGATCGCCGGCATCGGCACGGTCAACAACGAC includes these proteins:
- the guaB gene encoding IMP dehydrogenase yields the protein MKITPEETYSFDDVLLIPNYSDVLPDDVNTTTRLTVELSVNIPIVSAAMDTVTESATAISMARAGGLGFIHRNMSIEAQAIEVGKVKKSESGMIVDPVTTGPNEPISAVLSLMKEYNISGVPVVQGDKLVGIVTNRDLRFEGDLDRKVSEVMTSKLITVPEGITLEESKELLHRHKIEKLLVVDKKGRLAGMITMKDIEKLKKYPNSCKDELGRLRVGAAIGVGKEAMERAEALLKAGADVIVIDTSHGHSQNVIDTVKTLKQTFKPIQVIAGNVCTAKGAEALIEAGVDGVKIGVGPGSICTTRIVAGVGMPQLTAILNCRSVSNKTGVPLIADGGIKYSGDITKALAAGAHTVMLGGLLAGTEESPGETILFQGRSYKVYRGMGSVEAMKQGSKDRYYQTNEVEDSQLVPEGIVGRIPYRGTVSGNITQLVGGLKAGMGYLGCRNVDELRERGRFVKISAAGLRESHVHDVIITKEAPNYRVD
- a CDS encoding L-threonylcarbamoyladenylate synthase; this translates as MLLKINPQNPQERLIAKVVDSLRQGGIVAFPTDTFYAIGCDIMQKKSVEKIYQIKQRHKSKPFSFICCDLKDISEYAKVTDYAYRTMKRLLPGPYTFILEGSRPLPKTMVSKRKTAGIRVPDNAICMAIVRALGNPVISTTAKLPDKGVFTDPELIHDHFGKLLDIVVDGGPVPCQPSSILSFVDEEPEIIRRGLGPLDIFE